The stretch of DNA TCGAACCGGGGAAATTCACCCTTGCCGATCCCGAAGGAGGCCCGCAGCTCTTCGGCATAGGCGCCCGCGGCCTGCTCGGGCGGATCTTCCCCGCGGATGCGATGAATCTGCTCGGGACGCAGATCCAGCCGGCTGAGCATCGTGCGGTTTGCCATCCCGAAATTGCTCGCCGGATCGTCCGGCGGGACGCATCGTTCGTCGCCCCAGAAGAACTGCACCTCCTTCCAATCGACGCTGAGGCGGAAGCGCTCGGCGAGCAGCGCGTAAGTCGCCGCGGGCGTCGATCCGCCGGTGAGACAGAGGGTGAACTCGGCATGCATGCAGATCGCCTCGCCGGCGAAATGCGCGATCTCCTCTGCTGCGTGCACATACAGCGACTGCGCGTCGTCCAGGATGATGAGTTTCGGTTCGGCCATGAGAATCCGCTCGGATGGTGTTTATCGGAAAATTAACCTAAAGCGCGCGGGGCGCGCCAGCGGCGGCGAAATCACCGGAACGCAAGAGCGCGGCCGATCGCCGGCGGCGGTGGCTTCGCTCCGCTTCGCGTGCGGCCGCGATACTTCAATTCATCGCGCGAGCAGCCTGAGC from Candidatus Binataceae bacterium encodes:
- the pgl gene encoding 6-phosphogluconolactonase, with the protein product MAEPKLIILDDAQSLYVHAAEEIAHFAGEAICMHAEFTLCLTGGSTPAATYALLAERFRLSVDWKEVQFFWGDERCVPPDDPASNFGMANRTMLSRLDLRPEQIHRIRGEDPPEQAAGAYAEELRASFGIGKGEFPRFDLILVGLGENVHVESLFPGNPALHERERLVVAVEVDAPQRHRVTITPPVLNNSARVMFLVEGKGKAEAVKNALEGPHDPDRFPAQIIDPPNGEVVWLLDRAAASLLSHT